The Ignavibacteria bacterium genome contains the following window.
CCAAAGTTCAAATGGGGAATTGCAGGGCTGGGTAACTTTGCTGTTAATAGTGTCATTCCTGCAATCAAAGGATTGAGAAGATCCAAAATTACAGCTCTCTTCAGTCATTCTTTTGAGAGAGCGAAGGAAGTTGCAGGTTTATATTCAATTAAAGAATACTTTGATGATTTTGAAAAATTTCTTTCTGCAGATTTTGATGCTGTTTACATCACAAGTGCAAATCAATATCATTATGAACAGGTAATTGCTGCGGCTAAAGCTGGTAAACATATCATATGTGAAAAACCGCTGGCTTTAAATTCTCAACAGGGCGAGGAAATGATTAGAGTCTGTGAAGAAAATAATGTAAAGCTTTCAATTGGTTATATTCAAAGGTTTCATCCATTAACAAGAAAAGCTAAAGAAATGATTGAGGCGGGACTGATTGGTCAACCAGTAGTGATCAATGTTTCTCAATCATTTGATTATCCTCCAAATCAAAATTTCAGATACCAGAAAGATTTTGGTGGAGGTGCTTTAAGAGATGTTGGAACTCATTGTATTGATTTGCTCAGATTTTTTGGTGGTGAAATCGAAATTATCGATGGTTTTGTGGATAATGTAATTTATAAAAGCGAAGTCGATGATTTTGTAACTGCTTCCTGTAAATTTAAAGATGGAGGTTACGGGAATTTTTATGCTTCATTTTGTATAGGTAAACCAATTAATAGAATTGAAATTGTTGGATACAAAGGAACGATTATCATTGAAAATTTGATTGGTAAAAGGTCCGACTATGTTAAACTTACTATTCAAAAAGTTGATGAATCTAAAAAAGCATTCAGAATGAAAGCTAATAAAGTTCAAAATCTTATTAAGAATTTTCAAAAGGCTTTGACTGAAAATGAACCATTGCTGGTAACAGGTTACGATGGATTAATTAATTTGAAATTAATTGAGGAAATTGAAAGAAGTGCAGCTCAAAAAAGAATTAGTTGAAATTTGTCATAAGATTCATTCAAAAGGTTTTGTTTCAGCAACTGATGGAAATGTTTCAGTAAGAATTAAGAAAGATAGAATAATTTGCACACCAACATCGGTCCCAAAAGAAAAGATTACAGAGAAGGATTTAATCACTTTAAATCTTGATGGAAAAATAATTTCTGGTTCAAGAAAGCCCTCCACTGAAATAAAGATGCATCTTGCAATTTACAAGGAGAGAAAAGATGTAAATGCTGTTGTACACGCCCATCCAATTTTTGCAACTGCATTTGCCAGTTCGAAATTAGCTCTGGATATTCCATTTTTGCCAGAAGTAATTTTAAACTTAGGTCTTGTCCCAGTTTGTGAATATTCCACTCCATCTACCGAAGAAGTAGTAAAATCTATAATTCCTTTTATTCAAAAAACAAATTTGCTTTTACTTCAAAATCATGGTGCAGTGACTTATGGAAAAAATCTTGAGGAAGCTTATTATCTTCTTGAAAAGTTAGAACACACTGCAAAAGTATTTTCAATTGCGATGCAACTGAATGGCGTACGTCCTCTCACTAAAAAACAATTAAAATATCTTTATCAAGTAAATGAAAACACTTATAAAATAAACCAGGATTTCAAAATCAAGTTCAAAAACCAAAGGAGAAAAAATTGAGAATCATTTTACTTGCAGGAGGTTCTTCTCCAGAAAGAGAAATTTCATTAAGAAGTGGGAAAGCAGTTTATCGGGCTCTGCTAGAATTAAAGCATGAAGTTTTTTTAATTGATCCTGCCCTTGGAAAAAATCAACCGCAATCACCTGAGGAATTTTTCAATCCATCTTTGCATAAAGAATTGGTTAAAACAACAAATTATCTTGATGCTTTTCAACTTGAAGTTTTTAAAAATGTTGATTTAGTATTTATTATTCTTCATGGTAAATGGGGGGAAGATGGAACAGTTCAATCAATTTTAGATTTGATGAATATAAAATATACCGGCTCGGGTGTTTTAGGAAGTTCAATTGGCATTGATAAACATATTTCAAAAGTTATAGCAAAACATACTGGTATATCTACTCCCGAATGGAAAGTGTTAAAAAGTTATGAGATGTTTGATGAAGAAAAAATATTAGAAGAAGTTGGATTACCCTGCATTTTCAAACCAAATGATCAGGGTTCAACAATTGGTTTTTCTTTGGTAGAAAAAAAGGAAGAACTCAAAAAAGCATTTGAAGAGGCTTCTAAATATTCTGACAAGGTTTTGATTGAGAGATATATTAAAGGCAGGGAACTAACAGTTTCTATATTAGGTAATGAAGCGTTACCTATCATTGAAGTAAAACCAAAACATCAACTTTATGATTATGAATGTAAATACACCAAAGGTATGACTGAATATATTTGTCCTGCTGAGCTCGATGAAGATCTTGCAAAAGAAATACAAAGACAGGCACTCGTTGCTTTTAGTTCTTGTAGATGCGAAGTTTTTGGCAGAGTCGATTTCATTCTTGATGAAAATAATATTCCTTATTTTTTAGAGATTAATACTTTGCCCGGTATGACAGATCTAAGTCTTGTTCCAATGGCGGCAAAATCAATAGGATTAAGTTTTAACGAGTTAATAAACAAAATCATAGAGCTTTCGTTAAGGTGAAGTTTAAAGCAAAAACGATTAATTATATAATTCTAATTTTTTTATTTCTATTGTTAGTGCTTGTACTTACTTTTTCAAACCAGGGTTTTTATGATTATTTTCTTTATCGCGAAAATTTAAATGAACTTAAGGCTACGATTGATAGTTTGAAAAAAGTCAACGATAGTTTGTCAATTGAAATTAAATTGCTCAGATCAAATCCAGAAAAAATCGAGAAAGTTGCTCGTGAGAAATATGGTTTGATTAAGCCAGGTGAAAAAATTTATAAAATTAAAATTGAAGAGTAGATGATACCCCTTGCAGAAAGAGTTAGACCCAAAACATTAGATGAGTTCATTGGTCAGGAACATCTTCTTGGCAAAGATAAAGCTTTAAGGAAGCTCCTTGCTCAGAAAAAAATTTTTTCAATGATTTTATGGGGACCACCTGGAAGTGGTAAAACAACTTTAGCTAAGTTAATCGCAGATTTAATTAATGCTGATTTTTACCAGATCAGTGCTGTAAGTTCAGGCGTCAAAGAAATCAGAGAGATAATTCAAATAGCAGAAGAAAACTTTCGAAAAAACAAATACACAATTTTGTTTATTGATGAAATTCATCGTTTTAATAAAGCACAACAAGATTCATTACTTCACTCAATCGAAAGTGGTATAATTACATTGATTGGGGCAACAACCGAGAACCCTTCTTTTGAGATTATTCCTCCTTTGCTCTCCCGATGCCGTATTTATGTATTAAAACAGCATTCAGATGAAGATCTTAAAAAAATTCTACGACAGGCCATCTCCAAAGATTCTTACCTAAACTCATTGAATATTGAATTTATAGATGAGAATTTTCTCATTCGAAATTCAAATGGTGATGCGAGAATTATGCTTAATGTATTTGAAATTGCTGTTGAGCTTGCAAAGACTAAAGGTGAAAAACTTAAAATAGATAAAGAAATTATTCAAGAAGCACTTCAACAAAAAAAGATTGATTATGATAAGTTAGGAGAAGAACATTACAATCTCATTTCAGCATTTATTAAAAGTATACGTGGAAGTGATCCCGATGCAGCAGTATACTATCTCGCTCGTATGCTTGAAGGAGGGGAAGATCCACTTTTTATAGCAAGAAGAATGATAATCCTTGCAGCAGAAGATATCGGTAATGCATCACCAAATGCGCTTGTTTTAGCAACAACTACTTTTCAAGCCTGTCATTTTGTTGGTATGCCTGAAGCTAGAATAATTTTAAGTCAATGTGCAACATACCTCGCATCTCAACCAAAAAGTAATGCCTCATATATTGCAATAGAAAAAGCAATTGACGATGTGCGAAATCTACCAGATTATCCGGTTCCGCTTCATTTAAGAAATGCACCAACGAGATTAATGAAAGAATTGGGTTATGGAGAAAATTATAAGTACGCTCACAACCATGATGAACATTTCATTCAAGAAAATTACCTCCCAGATGAATTGAAAGGTAAGCAGTATTATTTCCCAACTGACTCAGGTCAGGAAAAGACATTAAAAGATAGATTGAAAAATTGGTGGAAGGGAAAGAAAAAGTATTAGGTTTTCGTAAAAAATTTACCCGGCAACGATTTTACCAAACCTTTAAATTCGAGTGAAAGTAAATGAACAAGACACTCTGATGTGGTAAGTTGAACTTTCTCGGCTAATAAATCAATATGAACAGGTTCTGAATCTAAGGCAGAATAAATTTTGTTTTCAAAAATATTCAGAGAAGATAAATCGACTTCCTTAAGCTTTTGATCTTTCTTTATAAATTTTTCTCCAAATTCAACAACAATATCTTCTGCATTTGTGACAAGTTTTGCCTCGCCCGACTGAATAAGAAAATTAGTACCTCGGCTTTGCTTTGAATCAACATTTCCTGGGATCGCAAAAACTTCTCTGTTTTGATCAAGAGCATATTTAGCTGTTAACATTGCACCGCCTGTGATGTCGGTCTCAACAATTACTGAACCGAGCGATAAACCACTTATAATTCTATTTCTTCTAGGAAAGTTCATTGCGTCCGGTTTGGTGCCAAATAAATATTCTGTAACTATACATCCATTCTGTGGAATTGATGCAAACAATTTCTTGTTTTCGGCTGGATAGATAACATCCAAACCTGAACCAAGTACAGCTATAGTTCGTCCCTTCTTTTGAATTGCTGTTGAATGAGCAATTGTATCTATTCCACGAGCAAGACCGCTGACGATTGTAATTTTATATTCAATCAATTCTGAAACAATTCGCTCGGTAATTTTTCTACCATAATAAGTTGGATTTCTTGTGCCAACTATTGCAATTGAATTTTCATCTTCTTCCTTTATTTCACCTTTAATAAATAAAAATACAGGTGGATCGTAAATTTTCCTGAGATAAAAGGGATATTCATCATCCCAGAATGTGATCATTTTTGCTTGATGTTTTTCAAGCAAACCGAGTTGATACTCAGACACATTTAAATATTTTTTATTGATGTTTTCATTAACAATTCTTCTTGCAAGTGTCTGATTTATGCCCTCAACCTCCATTAAATCAACATAATCAGCATTTAATACAGCGAGAGGTGAAGTGAAATGATTAACTAAATTTCTAATTTTATTAACCCCAAGCCCTTCTATTTCATTTAATTGTAAAAGTGCAATTAATTCATCCGAGTTAAATTTGTTCATCAACTTTCAACATCAATTTTATCAACGACGGCAACTATTACTGTATGAACAGGAGCGTTTCGGTGTCCAAGAATTTGCTGAGCGGCATCACCTTCCTGTGTGACTAAAACTATATCGTTCACTCCTGCATCTACAAAATCTAATGCAATCATATCTTTGTTACCAATGGGATTTAAATCAAGGTCTACTGGTTTTACAATTAGATGTTTGTGCTGAACTAGATAAGAATTTTTCTGAGTTGAGACTAATGTCCCAATAACTTTTGCAAGTATCATCTATCAATTAGAATTTTCTTTCTTCAGAATTCCTAATGGAAATATTATAAAATAAGCTAATAACAAGATTAACGGAG
Protein-coding sequences here:
- a CDS encoding Gfo/Idh/MocA family oxidoreductase, whose amino-acid sequence is MKTIKNVLEPKFKWGIAGLGNFAVNSVIPAIKGLRRSKITALFSHSFERAKEVAGLYSIKEYFDDFEKFLSADFDAVYITSANQYHYEQVIAAAKAGKHIICEKPLALNSQQGEEMIRVCEENNVKLSIGYIQRFHPLTRKAKEMIEAGLIGQPVVINVSQSFDYPPNQNFRYQKDFGGGALRDVGTHCIDLLRFFGGEIEIIDGFVDNVIYKSEVDDFVTASCKFKDGGYGNFYASFCIGKPINRIEIVGYKGTIIIENLIGKRSDYVKLTIQKVDESKKAFRMKANKVQNLIKNFQKALTENEPLLVTGYDGLINLKLIEEIERSAAQKRIS
- a CDS encoding class II aldolase/adducin family protein translates to MQLKKELVEICHKIHSKGFVSATDGNVSVRIKKDRIICTPTSVPKEKITEKDLITLNLDGKIISGSRKPSTEIKMHLAIYKERKDVNAVVHAHPIFATAFASSKLALDIPFLPEVILNLGLVPVCEYSTPSTEEVVKSIIPFIQKTNLLLLQNHGAVTYGKNLEEAYYLLEKLEHTAKVFSIAMQLNGVRPLTKKQLKYLYQVNENTYKINQDFKIKFKNQRRKN
- a CDS encoding D-alanine--D-alanine ligase, whose protein sequence is MRIILLAGGSSPEREISLRSGKAVYRALLELKHEVFLIDPALGKNQPQSPEEFFNPSLHKELVKTTNYLDAFQLEVFKNVDLVFIILHGKWGEDGTVQSILDLMNIKYTGSGVLGSSIGIDKHISKVIAKHTGISTPEWKVLKSYEMFDEEKILEEVGLPCIFKPNDQGSTIGFSLVEKKEELKKAFEEASKYSDKVLIERYIKGRELTVSILGNEALPIIEVKPKHQLYDYECKYTKGMTEYICPAELDEDLAKEIQRQALVAFSSCRCEVFGRVDFILDENNIPYFLEINTLPGMTDLSLVPMAAKSIGLSFNELINKIIELSLR
- a CDS encoding septum formation initiator family protein, whose product is MKFKAKTINYIILIFLFLLLVLVLTFSNQGFYDYFLYRENLNELKATIDSLKKVNDSLSIEIKLLRSNPEKIEKVAREKYGLIKPGEKIYKIKIEE
- a CDS encoding replication-associated recombination protein A; this translates as MIPLAERVRPKTLDEFIGQEHLLGKDKALRKLLAQKKIFSMILWGPPGSGKTTLAKLIADLINADFYQISAVSSGVKEIREIIQIAEENFRKNKYTILFIDEIHRFNKAQQDSLLHSIESGIITLIGATTENPSFEIIPPLLSRCRIYVLKQHSDEDLKKILRQAISKDSYLNSLNIEFIDENFLIRNSNGDARIMLNVFEIAVELAKTKGEKLKIDKEIIQEALQQKKIDYDKLGEEHYNLISAFIKSIRGSDPDAAVYYLARMLEGGEDPLFIARRMIILAAEDIGNASPNALVLATTTFQACHFVGMPEARIILSQCATYLASQPKSNASYIAIEKAIDDVRNLPDYPVPLHLRNAPTRLMKELGYGENYKYAHNHDEHFIQENYLPDELKGKQYYFPTDSGQEKTLKDRLKNWWKGKKKY
- the dprA gene encoding DNA-protecting protein DprA; translation: MNKFNSDELIALLQLNEIEGLGVNKIRNLVNHFTSPLAVLNADYVDLMEVEGINQTLARRIVNENINKKYLNVSEYQLGLLEKHQAKMITFWDDEYPFYLRKIYDPPVFLFIKGEIKEEDENSIAIVGTRNPTYYGRKITERIVSELIEYKITIVSGLARGIDTIAHSTAIQKKGRTIAVLGSGLDVIYPAENKKLFASIPQNGCIVTEYLFGTKPDAMNFPRRNRIISGLSLGSVIVETDITGGAMLTAKYALDQNREVFAIPGNVDSKQSRGTNFLIQSGEAKLVTNAEDIVVEFGEKFIKKDQKLKEVDLSSLNIFENKIYSALDSEPVHIDLLAEKVQLTTSECLVHLLSLEFKGLVKSLPGKFFTKT
- a CDS encoding EutN/CcmL family microcompartment protein, which gives rise to MILAKVIGTLVSTQKNSYLVQHKHLIVKPVDLDLNPIGNKDMIALDFVDAGVNDIVLVTQEGDAAQQILGHRNAPVHTVIVAVVDKIDVES